One Drechmeria coniospora strain ARSEF 6962 chromosome 01, whole genome shotgun sequence genomic region harbors:
- a CDS encoding peptidyl-prolyl cis-trans isomerase, mitochondrial precursor → MVNTKAYFDLEWEGPVLENGKATSTVKAQKGRVNFTLYDDIVPKTVGNFKALCTGEKGFGYKGSGFHRVIPEFMLQGGDFTRGNGTGGKSIYGEKFEDENFSKKHTKPGLLSMANAGPNTNGSQFFVTTVVTSWLDGKHVVFGEVADAESMNVVKSVEATGSSSGDIKYSKRPTIVDCGVL, encoded by the exons ATGGTCAACACCAAAGC CTACTTCGACCTCGAGTGGGAGGGTCCCGTGCTCGAAAACGGcaaggcgacgtcgacggtcaAGG CCCAGAAGGGACGCGTCAACTTTACGCTCTACGACGACATCGTGCCCAAGACTGTCGGCAACTTCAAGGCCCTCTGCACCGGCGAGAAGGGCTTCGGCTACAAGGGCTCCGGCTTCCACCGGGTCATCCCCGAGTTCATGCTCCAGGGCGGCGACTTCACCCGCGGCAAC GGCACCGGCGGCAAGTCGATATACGGCGAAAAGTTTGAGGACGAGAACTTTAGCAAGAAGCACACCAAGCCCGGCCTGCTGTCCATGGCCAACGCCGGCCCCAACAC CAACGGCTCGCAATTCTTCGTCACGACCGTCGTCACCTCGtggctcgacggcaagcacgtcgtcttcggcgaggtggccgacgCCGAATCCATGAACGTCGTCAAGTCGGTCGAGGCCACgggctcgtcctcgggcgacatcaagtacagcaagcGCCCGACCATTGTCGACTGCGGTGTGCTGTGA
- a CDS encoding RNA-binding motif protein, X-linked 2 gives MNKIRAIQELNRKELEQGISPDASWHTDYRDTAFIYFGGLPFELSEGDVVTIFSEYGEPVFLKLVRDKETGKSRGFGWLKYEDQRSTDLAVDNLGGAEIGGRMISVDHARYAARDDEDQDEFRIGWEDLRRKEGKPVVPDEAEADEKVRRPSLAEEKELAKLIRDHDDDDPMKGFLIEEKRKEVDEARRRAGKGDEKHKHRHHRSRRHERDDGGDDGRRRTHRRRREDDDDDDDDGNGRSRRRKRGDADDDGRRRSHRRRREDDDDDDDDDGDGRSRRRKRGDGDEDRARGRRQDSPAERMRSDREHRTRRHGEDEEYPAGDRHDDRQTRDGDRRRPREIHESEREERRRGRRDADADADSARRRRRRDDGHERSPRRESRSRSPRRRRG, from the exons atGAACAAGATCCGCGCCATCCAAGAGCTCAACAGgaaggagctcgagcaggGAAT CTCGCCGGACGCTTCCTGGCACACCGACTACCGCGACACGGCCTTCATCTACTTTGGCGGACTGCCCTTTGAGCTCTCCGAGGGCGATGTCGTCACGATATTCTCCGAGTATGGTGAACCCGTCTTCCTGAAGCTCGTGCGCGACAAGGAGACGGGCAAGTCGAGGGGCTTCGGCTGGCTCAAGTACGAGGACCAGCGCAGCACagacctcgccgtcgacaacctcggcggcgccgagatcGGCGGAAGGATGATTAGCGTCGACCACGCCCGCTACGCCGCccgggacgacgaggatcaGGACGAGTTCAGGATCGGCTGGGAGGACCTGCGGCGCAAGGAAGGGAAACCCGTCGTGCcggacgaagccgaggctGACGAAAAAGTGCGGCGGCCCTCTCTGGCGGAAGAGAAGGAGCTCGCAAAACTCATCCGCgatcatgacgacgacgaccccaTGAAAGGCTTCCTCATCGAGGAAAAGAGGAAGGAAGTCGACGAAGCGAGGCGGAGAGCCGGGAAGGGGGACGAGAAGCACAAGCACCGACACCACCGGTCACGCAGACACgagcgagacgacggcggcgacgacggacgccGCCGGACCCATAGGCGTCGGCGggaagatgacgacgacgacgacgacgatggaaaCGGTAGGTCGCGCAGACGCAAACGAggagacgccgacgacgacggacgccGCCGGTCCCATAGGCGTCGGcgggaagacgacgacgacgatgacgacgacgacggagacggcagGTCGCGCAGACGCAAgcgaggagacggcgacgaagatcgagcgcgaggccgccggcaggATTCGCCGGCCGAGCGGATGAGAAGCGACCGAGAGCATCGGACGCGAAGGCACGGAGAAGACGAGGAATATCCGGCCGGGGACAGGCACGACGACAGGCAGACCCGCGACGGTGaccggcgacgccctcgggAGATACATGAGAGCGAACGCGAGGAGAGGAGACGCGGTCGGCGGGATGCGGACGCGGACGCGGACTCGGCTCGCCGTAGACGgcgccgcgacgacggccacgagaGGAGCCCGAGGCGTGAAAGCCGAAGCCGttcccctcgacggcgcagagGCTAG
- a CDS encoding putative CDC11-septin, whose protein sequence is MCRGQSCHYPVEKGAHASMSAVPWETAANENKNKKNDMVDAALSDADDAYVQVRLAVPPQHFALTLLPCTDAARVALVLRNPRRRRYVLRARQALPLAGTAANAGAGIRRARREMSCRTHRQPSPFPFCRFLFLHSSFPWLASHIQQPPHSPSANGPSSSLVNPPAAARASNAHPAFAVSSPTPPAAVQGKPPAASRPRHRSGQNMSAPAKMIRRKKNVKKGIQFCLMVCGASGTGRTTFVNTLCGKDVLLHKDADDAGDAHVEEGVKIKPITVELELDEEGTRISLTIVDTPGFGDQIDNEASFAEIVGYLERQYDDILAEESRIKRNPRFRDNRVHAMLYFITPTGHGLRELDIELMKRLAPRVNVIPVIGRADSLTPAELAESKKLVMEDIEHYRIPVYNFPYDIEEDDEDTVEENAELRGLMPFAIVGSEDVVEIGGRRARARQYPWGIVEVDNPRHSDFLAIRSALLHSHLADLKEITHDFLYENYRTEKLSKSVDGTPGNADSSMNPEDLASQSVRLKEEQLRREEEKLREIELKVQREINEKRQELLARESQLREIEARMQREASQAAPSSDANGDLTE, encoded by the exons ATGTGCCGAGGTCAATCGTGCCATTATCCCGTCGAGAAGGGGGCGCATGCGTCCATGAGTGCTGTGCCAtgggagacggcggcgaatgAAAACAAAAACAAGAAAAACGACATGGTCGACGCTGCCCTGAGTGACGCTGACGATGCG TACGTGCAGGTCCGTCTTGCCGTTCCACCGCAGCATtttgcact CACGCTGTTACCGTGTACCGATGCCGCACGCGTAGCCCTCGTCCTGCGCaatcctcgccgccgcaggtaCGTGCTGCGCGCCCGGCAGGCGCTGCCACTAGCAGGTACCGCCGCCAACGCTGGCGCTGGCATTCGTCGTGCCCGCCGTGAAATGAGCTGCCGCACCCACCGGCAGCCTTCACCATTCCCCTTTTGCCGCTTCCTTTTTCTCCACTCGTCTTTCCCGTGGCTGGCCTCGCATATCCAGCAACCACCTCACTCACCCTCTGCCAACGGTCCGTCGTCCTCTCTCGTCAACCCGCCAGCCGCCGCTCGTGCATCGAACGCGCACCCAGCATTTGCCGTCTCGTCACCGACACCGCCCGCCGCAGTCCAAGGCAAACCCCCCGCTGCCTCGCGCCCCCGCCACCGCTCCGGCCAAAACATGTCGGCCCCCGCC AAGATGATTCGCCGGAAGAAGAACGTGAAGAAGGGCATCCAGTTCTGCCTCATGGTCTGCGGCGCCTCTGGAACCG GCCGGACCACGTTCGTCAACACGCTCTGCGGCAAGGACGTCCTCCTCCAcaaggacgccgacgacgccggcgatgctcacgtcgaggagggtgTCAAGATCAAGCCCATCACCGTCG AgctcgagctggacgaggagggtaCACGCATCTCGCTGACCATTGTCGACACGCCCGGCTTCGGCGATCAGATCGACAACGAGGCCAG CTTCGCCGAGATTGTCGGCTACCTCGAGCGGCAGTACGATGACATCCTGGCCGAGGAGTCTCGCATCAAGCGCAACCCCCGCTTCCGGGACAACCGAGTCCACGCCATGCTCTACTTCATCACCCCGACCGGCCATGG CCTGCGAGAGCTCGACATCGAGCTCATGAAGCGCCTCGCGCCCCGCGTCAACGTCATCCCCGTCATCGGACGTGCCGACTCCCtcacgccggccgagctggccgagtcCAAGAAGCTCGTCATGGAGGACATTGAGCACTACCGAATCCCCGTCTACAACTTTCCCTACGAcatcgaggaggacgacgaggacacgGTCGAGGAGAATGCCGAGCTGCGGGGCCTCATGCCCTTTGCCATTGTCGGCTCCGAGGACGTTGTCGAgatcggcggccgccgcgcccgcgcccgccagTATCCCtggggcatcgtcgaggtcgacaacCCGCGTCACTCGGACTTTCTGGCCATCCGATCCGCCCTCCTCCACAGCCACCTGGCCGATCTCAAGGAAATCACGCACGACTTTCTCTACGAGAACTACCGCACCGAGAAGCTGTCCaagagcgtcgacggcaccccCGGAAA TGCCGACAGCTCCATGAACCCCGAGGACCTCGCCTCCCAGTCGGTCCGCCTCAAGGAGGAGCAGCTCcggagagaggaggagaagctcCGCGAGATCGAGCTCAAGGTGCAGCGCGAGATCAACGAGAAGCGACAGGAGCTGCTGGCCCGCGAGTCGCAGCTGCGCGAGATAGAAGCCCGCATGCAGCGCGAAGCCTCGCAGGCGGCCCCTTCGTCcgacgccaacggcgacCTCACCGAGTGA
- a CDS encoding putative HSV2 Phosphatidylinositol 3,5-bisphosphate-binding protein, which translates to MNVRPPIESSNPTAVLSVSFNSDSSCFAAVFHTKSCLLKASRDFNAGIGLVQMMGMTNYLALVGGGKSPKFAMNKAIVWDDMKGKVALEIAALTAIRSVRLGRERIVVVLQNSVRVYSFAKPPDLLHVYETADNVLGLCCLSDRQVAFPGRTAGHVQLVELVTGNVSIIPAHSSPLRALQLSPDGELLASASDNGTLIRVYSTGNCAKVVELRRGIDQATIFSLAFSPSGAMLACTSDKSTLHVFDVPAPRRPSAQASWQQPAASGEADAGKWGILGKIPLMPRLFSDVYSFASTTFEAGDDSMIGGIPFSEGTVLGTTRPPKGVIGWIAEDSLAVVGAGQDARWEKFVLVEGEDGKRHCVREGWKRYVGNT; encoded by the exons ATGAACGTCCGCCCCCCCATCGAGAGCTCGAATCCGACGGCCGTCCTGTCCGTCTCCTTCAACAGCGACTCGAgctgcttcgccgccg TCTTTCACACAAAGTCCTGCCTGCTCAAGGCCTCGAGAG ACTTCAacgccggcatcggcctcgtTCAGATGATGGGCATGACAAActacctcgccctcgtcggcggcggcaagtcgCCCAAGTTTGCCATGAACAAG GCCATCGTCTGGGATGACATGAAGGGCAAGGTCGCGCTGGAGATTGCCGCCCTCACGGCCATCCGCagcgtccgcctcggccgcgaacgcatcgtcgtcgtcctccagAACAGCGTGCGCGTCTACTCCTTCGCCAAGCCGCCCGACCTGCTCCACGTCTacgagacggccgacaacgtcctcggcctctgcTGCCTGTCGGACCGCCAGGTGGCCTTCCCCGGCCGCACCGCCGGCCAcgtgcagctcgtcgagctcgtcacaGGCAACGTCAGCATCATACCCGCCCACTCGTCGCCGCTCAGGGCCCTGCAGCTGagccccgacggcgagctgctcgcgAGCGCCAGCGACAACGGGACTCTCATCCGCGTCTACTCCACCGGCAACTGCgccaaggtcgtcgagctccgCCGCGGCATCGACCAGGCCACCATCTTCTCCCTCGCCTTCTCGCCCTCGGGCGCCATGCTCGCCTGCACGTCGGACAAGTCGACGCTGCACGTCTTCGACGTGCCCGCGCCCCGCCGTCCGTCGGCCCAGGCGAGCTGGCAGCAgcccgccgcctcgggcgaggccgatgccgggAAATGGGGCATCCTCGGCAAGATCCCGCTCATGCCGCGCCTCTTCTCCGACGTCTACTCCTTCGCCTCGACCACGTTCGAGGCCGGAGACGACTCCATGATCGGCGGCATTCCCTTCTCCGAAGGCACCGTCCTgggcacgacgaggccgcccaAGGGCGTCATCGGCTGGATCGCCGAGGACagcctggccgtcgtcggcgccggccaggaCGCGAGGTGGGAAAAGTttgtgctcgtcgagggcgaggatggcaaGCGTCACTGCGTGCGGGAGGGTTGGAAACGGTATGTGGGAAACACCTGA